The nucleotide window GTGATGTTCAGGATGTCAGAGTTTATTCAACAAATGTGTTTCCCACcatggccgggaagtgcaaaacaacattacaaaaagTCAAACACTTTTAcgaagctcgagacaaatttacattttgaagaacatttttacacaatTACATAGAAAAAAACAATTTGACCAAAGacaaaacatatttacattttagaaaagaaattaacaagacgcaaaacacatTTACCAGTAAcatattattgtaattaataattaagtcataaatcattgtaaaacgcatttacaatgacagattccttacggaaagggaatgtatgCGGAATGTACTTGTGTGTGACTTTGTTGACACAGGTTAACACGAGTCCAAAGGCACAGGTTACCATGAATCTACAACTATAAAAATTATGGTTTGACCCACTGCGATAAAACATCCTTTTGTCTtttagagctattctgagaaaataccAGCGCCCACAACAGTTCTGCAACCAAAGCACATCATATGTTGACTGAAAATATCGAAACCGACCGCAATATATATTCCTGAATAGATCAGTTAGGTAAGTCGATTGATACTTGAGCTGAACCTTTTGACACTGAGTTCGAATCCCGTTGATGACACATAAATTATAATTGTTTCTTCACACTAATattggttatatactgttctgccacacaaatattaaaattaataatgtttactATGACACTGACACCATGTTATAAGAATATTTATTTggtatgggcatgttttgttgctcTAAAAtagtgacgaatctgccaatctgcaaacatGAAATGTTCACATCTGGAAAGGGTTACCAGTTAGCACagtcaccagttaaaccgtaacaccggcTTCGATCAGTTTACTTTTAGAGTCCTTTAGCAGATGTTTACACAGTGTAGACTTGATGTCATGTCCACAATTACAGCGTACAAGTGGCCCTCGTTATTCAATTATTGAACACATTGATGCAGTATGTTTGATGTTTCCGTCTGGTCCGCATCCTTTAGAAACTCCAAACACCAACCACACGTAAAGCAAACCTGCTTTAAGCGGATtatgtgtttgccacaaaactGGCAAAACAACCCTCAACCACAGTCCATTTTCGGTCACCATAAACTTTATTTAAGCCCTGTACTCCACAACACAAATTTACCATGCTCATCACCAacgacagcaacacttttgcccACGTCGCTTCCGGTGTGTGGTGCATTCACTTTCCGTAAAGaatctgtcattgtaaatttgtttcaggACTGATACAAGTGTGTTGCATCttgttaacttattttttaaaatgtaaatttgtttcgtccttggtataaatgttttttaaaatgtcaatttgtCTCGacctttgtaaaagtgtttcgcactatgtaatgttgttttgcactttccGGCCACTGTAGTTTCTATCTTATTATTTGCATGAACCCTTTTTCAAAAAAGTTTAAAAGCACCTCAAGTGAGCttaatcaatacatttttttacttttttttttttttgtaaattgtgtattgttcaaatttactatattaaataaaatttgcaaaaaaaaataaaataaaataaaactgtaaaaacttgCAAATTGTAACTCTTTTGGTCTTCCCAAAAGGGAagaccaccaacaatcaagaaagcACAATTATATGGGGTCATTACTTTACAATCAAAAAAAGTAAAGTGGTTATAATGGATGTAAACGGGGCAAAGCTTTCGTTACCAACATAATGAAAATGTAGCAAATTTGTTCAGTGTATTGCTGAGTTTTTGTAAAAATTCCAAAGTATTTCccagaatatgtcaaaataagaatTGTCAAGAAAAATCTTTCCACTGGGCGAAACACGGAGGAAATTTTGtctaaattaagactcaaaatcaccccagaggggatgaaaacatccccaacagcatccccaacgccccattcacacggagcatcagcttcaacgcttcctattcaatttgaatgggtgacgtcaggcgttgcagaactgcattgtggatccgtcggcgccgcttcagtggtgttgctcgctgcaaaggttgggacttgctcaacttttcaatcgccgatggaagcgtcagccaatcagatcgctgtatgcaaatacaccagctcagacagtggcctattgctaacTACTTTCATTGGCtcatgctgctatgacgatcgcgccagccccaacttcagacacactttctgtcaagcgttgacgctgaagcctcgtgtgaatggggtgttaaGGGTTAAGGATTTTTATAAGATTTGTCATTTTCATCACTCGCTTCTcatgtaatactttaaaatctgcaTTAACATAGACAAATGGAATCCCAGCTATAGATTTCATTCCCTGAATCTGACTTTAACTAGTTTCCAGTTTTTGAGAGGTCTTGCTTGCAAGCTGGGAATCTGATCGGTCAGTTGATGTGAAAGTGGGAACACAAATACTGTGTTGCTGTCTGGTGCAGAAACCCTGTCATTAGCTGTAACCACAAGAGAATAGCAGCCCATGTCCAAGCCATTAGGCCCAACAGACTAGGGGCCATTCTGAAGGAATCTGCTAGTGCCTTCCTCGTACTGAGAGGGAGTGCAGAGAAACAGATTGTCTAAATAAGCAGACACTCTCAAACCAGCATTTCTCAAAACGCCTGTAACACCCAAGGGGCTAGAGGAGCCCGAAAGtatgtttgatgtgagtttgttGTTTCAGACAAACCTGGGAAATTTGTAGTTTGCAGGTAAatgtttatagaaaaaaaaatgtgtttaggaAAAAAAATTTTCATGAGAAAAAAATATGTCAAGATAAAACTTTGCAAGTGTGACCGTTTATGTATCGTGACATGCATTGAAATAAAGTGAAACTGATACACGTTCCTAAATGCATGTTTAGATTTGAAGATATGACATAAAAAGATGTCATATCTTCAAgtctatattattttgtttttgctgcaagaacagcaaaaacaaataagCAGACCAAcagactttattttaattgtagaTTTGTGTGATAATATAAGTATACTAATATGTAACATGTCATATCTTTGTgtgtcaaaatttttttttaaataaagctttgGTTTCCtacagcataggtctcaaactcaattccaagaaggctgcagctctgcacagttttgctccaaccctaatctaaCACAACTGATCCAACTATCACGGTGTTCAAGACTACTTACTAGTAGCTGAtctaactaatcaaggtgttccaAGAccaatccaactaatcaaggtgttcaggaCTACCCGCTAgtagctgatccaactaatcaatagctgcgtcccaaatggcacactatacactatgtactaatgcactatgtacttatgcacttacacactcaacaggatagtatatgtatgtagtgtcgtcccaagtggcacactaatgtttttttactgagcggaaattcaaaccgtttccctaatgacctttgacggttgccaaatccgtaaaataaacgaccgaattatcagataatacctgccgttagtataaccgcattcatcatcgggaggcgctataatcactctagtagaagaattttgcttttgccatccaaaataaataaagttatccaacatgtgcgcccgatagctccgcctcttctgCTGCGTAAGCAGACCTGCggttgttgagtgcgtgaagtgtctaACATTACAAACTTCATTTtactggctgaatgagtgcatcatcagggtagttaaagtgcacttattatttttagagttttcagtgtgaacacactacttacactatttatactacaaaatggcatagaaaagtgcataagtatgcaatttgggatgcaGGGAATGTATTCAAAACTACTCGCTAatagctgatccaactaatcaaggtgttcaggaCTACTCGCAAgtagctgatccaactaatcgaATTGTGCAGGACTACTCGCTAGTAGCTGATCCAATTATTTAGGTGTTCAGGACTACTCACTACttgctgatccaactaatcaggGTGTTCAGGACTACTCGCAAgtagctgatccaactaatcaagttgTTCAAGACCACTCACTAAtacctgatccaactaatcaaggtattCAGGAATGCTTGCTAGTAGCTGATCCAAGTAATCAAGTTATTCAAGACTACTCCCTAGTAGCTGATCCAACTTATCAATTTGTTCAGGACTACTTACTAgtagctgatccaactaatcaaaggGTTCAAGACTACTCACTAgtagctgatccaactaatcaagctgCCCAGGACTACTTACTAGTAGCTGAACCAACCAATCAAGGTGTTCAGGACAACTCGCGAgtagctgatccaactaatcaaggtgccCAGGACTACTTGCTAGtaactgatccaactaatcaaggtgttcaggaCAACTCGCTAgtagctgatccaactaatcaaggtgttcaagactactcgCTAGTAGctaatccaactaatcaaggttttTAAGATTACTGTCTAGTAGCTGTTCTAACTAATCAAGATGTTCAAGACTACTTACTAGTAGCTGATCCAaccaatcaaggtgttcaagactactctctagtagctgatccaactaatcgaAGTGTTCAAGACTGCTCCCTAGTAGCTGATCTACTAATCAAATTGTTCAAGACTACTCCCTTGTAGCTGATCCAACTTATCAATGTGTTCAGGACTACTTACTAgtagctgatccaactaatcaaagtgttcaagactactcactagtagctgatccaactaatcaaggtgccCAGGACTACTCGCTAGTAGCTGATCCAATTAATCAAGGTGTTCAGGACAACTCGCTAGTAGctaatccaactaatcaaggtattCAGGAATACTCGCTAGTAGCTAATCCAAGTAATCAAGTTGTTCAAGACTACTCCCTTGTAGCTGATCCAACTTATCAATGTGTTCAGGACTACTTACTAGTAGCTGATCCAACTATTCAAAGTGTTCAAGACTACTCACTAGtggctgatccaactaatcaaggtgccCAGGACTACTCGCTAGTAGCTGATCCAATTAATCAAGGTGTTCAGGACAACTCGCTAGTAGctaatccaactaatcaaggtgctcAAGACTACTCTCTAGTAGctaatccaactaatcaaggtgttcaagattaCTTGCTAgtagctgatccaactaatcaaggtgctcAGGACTACTCGGTAGTAGCTGATCCAATTAATCAAGGTGTTCAGGACAACTCGCTAGTAGctaatccaactaatcaaggtgctcAAGACTACTCTCTAGTAGctaatccaactaatcaaggtgttcaagattaCTCGTTAgtagctgatccaactaattaaggtgtttaagactactcactagtcttgaacaccttgattagatggatcagctgtgtttgattaggattgtagcaaaactgtgcagacctgtggcccTCCAGAAAATGAGTTTGAGACCTACAGTATGTCGTACAGTATGCCTTCCACACCAGATTAGAATATGCATTTACTACAAGCAGTACAACACATCTCGCAGTAAACACAGTTCCTGACCAGATGCAGAGGAATAGACAAACAAAGTTGAATTTATAGTTTTGTCTTACACAAAATTATTTTTGGAACTTTGTATGATTATAGTTGAATCACTGAAGTCATATTGATTGTTTTAATGCTGTCTTTTGGTAGTCGCACACCAGATGCGCCATGCTGTGCCACACATATGACAGTTGGCAGTTGGATGCATGTTTGTAATCAATATAATGTTATTTGATATAAAGCTATGCTAACTCACTTCCGAGTTTTtacatacaaattgacgtcatagttcctccaatCTATTCTTTTTCTAAAGTAATCTTcacagaaaacaaaagaaaaatgtgtGTGGTCTAGAGTGAGCCATTTCCCATATGATATCAAACTGCTTTTTGCTCACTTTAAAGTGATGTTATGCCAGCCATGAATTGCTGAATATTatgaacacctttttttttttttttttttttttagggaaatGGCACCTTGGTCTTAACTGTGAAGACAGTTCTGACCACTGCCACCATCCAAACTCACATGGCTTCGACTACTTCTATGGTACCATTATGACGCACCTTCGGGACTGCCAGCCTGGACATGGCTCTGTCTTGTATAACGTTTATAGTCACATCCCATTCAAGCCCCTTAGTATCGGTTTAGTTTCCCTAGTAGTACTCCATATTAGAGGGATGCTAACTGTGAGCAGGAGGGTATTTTTCAGTTTTCTGATCCTGGTAGGGCTCGTGCTGAGTCTCTTTCGTTTGTTAGTATACACATTCCCCAATCTAAATTGCTTTGTCATGAGAGGAACGGAAATTGTGGAACAACCATATATCTCAGAAAACCTCACACAAAGGATGACCAGTGAAGCCATAGAGTTTCTGGAAAGGTATGTGtccagtttttatattaatgtcaAAGTACAAAAAGCATTTTGCATGAACTCAGTATGAGCTTAACAAATTCAGAAGCTGAATTAATATCAAGGGAAATTATCAGTCCAATTCGAAAGGTCTGCATCGAAATTGAAGGTCTTACTCCAGCCTCTGCATGTTAATTTGATTAACCCTCTGATGgtagagttcacccaaaaaataaatttCTGTCATTATGTACTCCTTTTCAGACCAAACCTGTATTGCTCTCTTTTCTCTGTGGTATCCACAAGGAGACGTTATGAAGAATCAAAGGAATCGGGGTGCTCTATGAATTTGGCCTggaagacaattttttttttcaaatggcaAAAAATAACCATCTAAAAGtatgagaaataaatgaatggTTTAAGGAGATACAGACTAGTAACAAGTCAAATTGTCTACCATTGCAGTAAGACTCAAAACTTTGTAAGATATCTTGaaataagaaaaagaaagtaaaaatataacttaatacAAGCAGTGCGTTTAATCTAATTACCTTAAAACTAGGTGGttaattgctttttaaatggtttacttttctttctttgtgtgaaaatatattaaaactagaGCTATTAAACAGAATAATTCCTACTTTTCTGATTTAAAATGAGCCAAagcatttaaattttaattactgcatgaattaaattaaaatcccCTACATTGTATGCATTTtggcttattttattaaaataaaataaagattgtcaacacaatctcatggcaattcttaactttttcatttagtggctaattcgtatgaattctaattcatttagtacaatttgcttattcaccaatgacggttgggtttaggggtggggttaggtgccatgcctccttttttaaatcatacaatttcatacgactgaattagccactaaactggaaaaacgtaaaatacttacgttttctcgtgagatcaggctgagatTGTGGGTAAACcacctttttttaaacattacttaCCAAATAGGACAAAAAGATAAGCAAACAATCtatctttttttaacagtgtgatATTAAAACATTTCCACAGGATCACCTTTCCATCTAGTTTTAATAGTTAACAGTAATCAAACTTAACTTGCTGTTCTGGCTCCAGCTCCAAGCTTAATGTTATAACAAAGAGAAAGAGTGAAGTACAGCAGGATAGATGGATGCTGGAAGAATTATTGCTAGTATGGCTTGATAACTGCTGCTTATATGACACTTGAAATGATGATTGACAGGACTGAGTAAGCAGGCTTCTCGCGTACCTGTATTTGGAACATAATTTAAAACACTAGGCTTCATACACTTGCCAACAGTAAAAATTGTTGTTGAGAAAAACTGGGCATTATGCACTACAAGACAGAGAATCAGACACTGCCAGAATTTTAAGTTGTTTTGGCAGTGTGTGATAGTTTGTTGCTAGGAAACATGTGACAgaagaaaacaacattttctaaaatggtcataaattattaaaaacgttTGAAATGCCAGGAATCACAGTATTTCCATCATTCTATTGACAGGTTTCAGTGAAAACTGCCCCTTATCTACAGGCTTTTGCCAATGTTGAATAATCCAGACTGCAAATCAGAGCAATAGCACTGTTGTCTATTCTAGGCTTAAGGCTTTTAAACCTTGACAAGGACACAAAGGAACTATACATGTTTAATAGTGAATAATGACCACACTTCATTGCATGACTCCAGTAGATTTGAAATAGATTTTAAAATCATATGGACCACACTATAATGGTGCTTTGTGTCATTTTTAAAGTTTGAAAGCATCAGTTCTGAATCATTGTGTGGAAAATTATGACAAGTACAATTCTTCGAAATTTGTGCTCCTACAAGATATATGGAAGACATAAAGCGataaaattatgacagaatttttatttctttggcGAACTGCTCTTTAATCATCCTGAAActaatagttcaccccaaaatggaaAATCAATGTCATCTGGAAACTGGCATTTGACTGCTATAGTATTTGTTATTCCTActatagtcaatggttacagcattCCAAcattcttttgtcttcaacaaagcaaaaacaaaacaaaactcaaactGGCTcaagagggtgagtaaataatgacagaattttatttaattgcacCTTCCCTTCTCCCAAATCTTATATTTATCACAAGTTATATAATTGCTGATAATTCTAGAGTCAAAATGCTTTAAATGAGAATTCTCTCATTGTAGTGTTGTATGTATTATAGGGGactgtaaaaatgtcatcaaTAAAGCCTTATGAAAACTCACATAAAAGCAAATCCCTCTCAGCCAGACTCTAAATCCTGATCTGATGGGATAATACAATCCTTAGACTGCGTGCTTTGTGTTTGTCCAATGGTGTTGTGCAGATTAAACATTTCTGGGGTTTTTTTCCTCTCACACAGGAATTCAGAGACCCCATTCTTGCTCTTCTTCTCATTTATTCAAGTCCACACAGGAGTTTTTGCCTCTCCTCTCTTCAGGGGAAGGAGCCAACATGGCCTCTATGGTGATGCTGTCATGGAAGTAGACTGGAGTGTAGGTACTGTAGGACTTTGCATTTTAACAGAAATAATCTAAACCTATTGATGATACATAGAGATTTGTCTTCACTCAGTATTTGGAGCCTACCCAAACCAGTTTACAAATATTGATGTTATGGCTATCCCTTTTCCCTAAAAAGAATAAAATCCTACTACCccagaaagaaacaaagaaaaaaaaaataatgttgacAACCAGTTTTGCTGAgcactgacttccattgtttggaaaaacaaagtattatttattgttttgtttgaatGTGAATAATTTCTTTAAGGCTGCAACTCCATAGTTTAATCATTCTCCACCCAGAAATTAAATGCGTGTGTCATGACCAAATttcctccatcggcccttactatctggcctcccaatcatccccatccaccaaattggctgtcACTggtatcactgtctcttcactaccccaatagctggtgtgtggtgagcacactggcactcttgtcctgtggctgccgttgcatcatccaagtggatgctgcacactggtggtggtgcatgtggagagaccccttatgattgtgaagcgctttgggtttaTGGGCATACacgattattttttaattattttaattacacgattaattatttacttaccctgtgctatcccataatgcaagTGTATGGATCTCCAAACTTGATGCATCAAAAAACACACAAAGTAAAAATGTTGCTATAACCCCTGTATAACCAGTAAAGGTGTAAAAATCTAcgtttttaccttttgttctaaCCAGCCATCTTAAGATTCATAAGTAGATTCAAAAGTGTGATGTGATCTTACAGTGTAGCCTACATCATAATTTTAGAACTGGTTGTCAACCGGAACTGCTCCTTTAAGCTGTTTTTGCCTATAATTAAGATATTCTTTTATATTTCGATTTGCTATATTTATCCTCTAGGAAGCTGAGTCGTGAAGGGATTTATCACAAACCGATGAGCATGCCACTTAAAAGAGCAGAATGAATGGTTTCTAAAAATGTCTGTGAAGCATTTTTTACCTTATAAGTGCAGTAGGGACATTGTTTATAGCACAGAATGGATACTGTCATCACTGTTAGAAAAGAGTGATCATTTGAAAGCGAAGGACGGTACTCTTAGTCATGTTGGAGTGTTTGGGGAAATAAGCAAAAGGAATATATTTTCTGCCTGTTGCAAACAATACCCTGCATATAACCATATAATTAGATGTGTATATTAAATCCTTGGGTCCTAgataatttgtatatattttctttagaaatacaagCGTAGGCATGATTTATATTTGTCATTATGCTAGCATCAGCATTAAAAGCACAAGCTTCGTTTCTAAATaacacaatttaaatataattctgttgttttttttttttaagatcaagTGTTATATATACAGTGAgtaaaataagtattgagcaCACCATGATTTTAAATGtggtaaatatatttctaaaggagctgttgacagattttttgtaaaaacttaaACAATCGAATCatataaacatacttttttttttttcaagaaagtaCCGTTATgtgttttaacaataaaatgctatatatatatatatatatattttagtaatgCCAGTTTCAAGATGCTTCTTCTATGAAGATTGAAGTTGCAGGCATTGCTCAGCTGTGATTTTTCCCCAGACTTTAACTGAGTTTAAAAATCTTGACAATTCTGTTAGGCTCATTTATCACCTCTGATATTTAGTTCTTATtcattggattcaagtcaggtgactgGACGGGCTAttcgcattcattcatttattcatcacaatggattaaaccaccagcttatccagcatgtgttttacacagcggatgccctttcagctacaacccagcactgggaaacacccatacacttttgaaTCCATACCCAGAtatgcaacatgcaaactccacaaagaaatgccagctgactcagccggggcttgaaccagcggccttcttgctgtgaggtgacagcgctactcattgcgccaccgcgtcaccccacTGGGCCTATCTATCGGCTTtaatttctttctctgaaaccatttgagattTGACTTGGCTgtgtttggatcattgtcttgctagaATATCCATCTTTTGACAATATAGGTATTGAGACTGAAGAAGCATGAGAGATGAGAAAATCTCTCTGTGAGAGATTTAATCTTCTGTCTGGGCTTTTCTTGCCTtgttacacctccctttcttcatgtgttcaatactgttTCTCTCTGTCCTTTCATCTttctaaatgaattaattttattctTGGAAGGTATGGGTTAATTTGGTTATTACCAACATCTGCAGGacctttagaaatatgtcttCTGAGAAATAGTATAAAACACTATAAATAGTTGTTTTTGatggaaaaaaagtcttattttataaCCATTTTACTTCCAATATTTCATGCTGCAGTTTTTTGTAAACTGATTTCTTCATCAGAAGTCACCATTTGCTCACCCTAATGCTATTCCATACTAAAAGGTTAATAATCATTTAGTTTGTCATATCACAGTGAGTTATAAACTCATTTAAAAactacatgaaataaaaaaaaagcttcaaaaaGCATGATTGCAAAAAAAGATGAATCACAACACCATATGCTACAATAACAGTGATCTACAGAGAGTGTACTCTTAGGCTTCTATTATTTTACAATACGGACAATAGGGTTATCTACAACCAAAGTCTGACTAGAATTTATAGTGCACATTAAGTGGCTTGAAAAGAACTGCTGTGTAGAATAAGCTTCCATCATTACTAGATCTGGCTATACAACAACAACCTTAAAGAGACAACTAAAGACACACTCCATCTCTTAAACCAAGGGTAATCAGAACACTTTCTAGAAATCCTTTCCACCTTATTTTGCAATAGGCTATTTTCTGTTAATGTGTTAAGAAGActgctgatttatttacaacaatgggtaaatgactaggaataacaaatgacactaaacagtcaaactacttgcactACAAAGCAGTTTGTTTATGACAATACATTAAACTAAGATGGTTATAAATAACAGCTTGCAACATCAAGCTGCATAACAAGCTGTTTGGTACAGTTTAAATCCCACACATTTTTTGTCTAACACATTAACATTGACGTCTGTatgtaacataaataaaataataaaaaaagattttcatttCTGCTGGTTTGACATGTTGAtcaaattttgttttcttttctttttttttttttaactgtaagcTGTTTATATTAGAGAGTGATGTAAATGGTCTGCAAGATAATACCATAAGAAATACCACAAGGCTCAAATACCGTGAGAAAAATCAATACAGCTTTGCACTGGAAACTATATGTTTTTCGCTAGTTATAGCTAAATGTTGCACCAGAAtgtttttagtattttaatattGATCTAACTGTCAGCCTGTCTTCTTActgttgttgctgttttcaggTCAGATCATGCAGACTCTGGAGCGCTTAAACTTGAAGGATAACACTCTAGTGTACATGACCTCAGATCAGGGGCCTCACCTGGAGGAGATTTCAGTCCACGGAGAGATGCATGGGGGCTATAGCGGCATATACAAAGGTATTTTATCTAAGGGCTTTTCCCAGGCTTATACCTTTTTCCCTCAAACTccataaacttatttaaaaagacaTCCCACTACAGTTTTCAACTGAAATGAACACTAGAGGCAGTGAGGCATAAATAACATAATTAGCTATATAAAGTTGCAGGCACTTGTTTGAAAATGTTATCAAgtgaaaatgcttttaaaaataataccaaaaatgtattttatttatcaatccGCATTTGGACTTTTGTGGTTACAACTCCTTTTGTCCTTGGTATATTTGTGCATAGTCATTCAA belongs to Danio rerio strain Tuebingen ecotype United States chromosome 1, GRCz12tu, whole genome shotgun sequence and includes:
- the sts gene encoding steryl-sulfatase isoform X2; this encodes MKSFQWIPCTFCLLLYTADAGSGTKPNFVFMMVDDLGIGDLGCYGNTTLRTPNIDRLALEGVKLTQHIAAAPLCTPSRAAFLTGRYPVRSGMAAHGHMGVFLFSASSGGLPQEEITFAKAVKVQGYSTAVIGKWHLGLNCEDSSDHCHHPNSHGFDYFYGTIMTHLRDCQPGHGSVLYNVYSHIPFKPLSIGLVSLVVLHIRGMLTVSRRVFFSFLILVGLVLSLFRLLVYTFPNLNCFVMRGTEIVEQPYISENLTQRMTSEAIEFLERPNLYCSLFSVVSTRRRYEESKESGCSMNLAWKTIFFFKWQKITI